From Cheilinus undulatus linkage group 17, ASM1832078v1, whole genome shotgun sequence, one genomic window encodes:
- the LOC121525381 gene encoding electrogenic sodium bicarbonate cotransporter 1-like, whose protein sequence is MSSDKSKMEDEAVLDRGASFLKHVCDEEEVEGHHTVYIGVHVPKSYHRRRRHRRKSSHKEKRDRSDHGTEGYKSDGDESSTNILKPLISPAERIRFILGEEDDGPPPPQLFTELDELLAVDGQEMEWKETARWIKFEEKVEKGGERWSKPHVATLSLHSLMELKTCIEKGTIMLDLEATTLPQIVEVITDSQIENGQLKLDLKEKVMYTLLRKHRHQTKKSNLRSLADIGKSVSSASRLFSNQENGSPTTTHRNLTSNSLSDFSDKPEKDQLKNKFMKKLPRDAEASNVLVGEVDFLETPFVAFVRLQQAVMLGALTEVPVPTRFLFVLLGPKGKAKSYHEIGRAIATLMSDEVFHDIAYKAKDRQDLLAGIEEFLDEVIVLPPGEWDPEIRIEPPKSLPSSDKRKNMYAGLDLPQMNGDTPHDAGHGGGGGHEVGEELQRTRKFCGGLILDIKRKLPFFASDFYDALHIQSLSAILFIYLGTVTNAITFGGLLGDATENMQGVLESFLGTALTGAVFCLLAGQPLTILSSTGPVLVFERLLFNFSKDNGFDYLEFRLWIGLWSGALCLLLVATDASFLVQYFTRFTEEGFSALISFIFIYDAFKKMIKLGHYNPINAGYDPNLVTQYDCRCVPGNTTDLFEAAALTNSSDLSMNSTWETLTKKQCKMFGGHLVGESCGYVPDITLMSFILFFGTYTCSMALKKFKTSRFFPTKVRKLISDFAIILTILVFCGVDAFVGVNTPKLIVPSEFKPTSPLRGWFVPPFGGNPWWVYLAASLPALLVTILIFMDQQITAVIVNRKEHKLRKGAGYHLDLFWVAILMIICSFMGLPWYVAATVISIAHIDSLKMETETSAPGEQPKFLGVREQRVTGIFVFLLTGLSVFMAPILKFIPMPVLYGVFLYMGVASLNGVQFMDRLQLLLMPAKHQPDLIYLRHVPQRRIHLFTFIQGLCLALLWILKSTVAAIIFPVMILALVAVRKAMDYVFSQHDLSYLDDVIPEKDKKKKEDEKKKKGKKKGSIDSEMEFSDYPYHDNIPSIKISMDMMEQEPMLGDKSLDRDESKTFLNTHSPC, encoded by the exons TTTCTCCAGCTGAGAGGATCCGCTTCATTCTTGGAGAGGAAGACGATGGCCCCCCTCCTCCTCAGCTCTTCACCGAGCTGGATGAGCTCCTGGCCGTTGACGGACAGGAGATGGAGTGGAAGGAGACAGCCAG GTGGATCAAGTTTGAGGAGAAGGTGGAGAAGGGCGGCGAGCGCTGGAGTAAGCCTCATGTGGCCACGCTGTCCCTACACAGCCTGATGGAACTCAAAACCTGCATCGAGAAGGGCACCATCATGTTGGACCTGGAGGCCACCACGTTGCCACAAATAGTTG AGGTGATCACAGACAGTCAGATCGAGAACGGTCAGCTGAAGCTGGACCTGAAGGAGAAAGTCATGTACACACTGCTACGAAAGCATCGCCACCAGACCAAGAAGTCCAATTTGCGCTCTCTTGCCGACATTGGCAAGAGCGTTTCAAGTGCAAGTAGGCTCTTCTCCAACCAGGAGAATG GTAGTCCGACTACTACCCACAGAAACCTCACCTCCAACAGCCTGAGTGACTTCTCTGACAAACCGGAGAAGGATCAG TTAAAGAATAAATTCATGAAGAAGCTTCCCAGAGATGCAGAGGCGTCAAACGTTCTGGTTGGAGAGGTAGATTTCCTGGAAACTCCCTTTGTGGCGTTTGTTCGTCTGCAGCAGGCCGTCATGTTGGGGGCTCTGACTGAAGTCCCTGTGCCCACAAG GTTCCTCTTCGTCCTGCTGGGCCCCAAAGGAAAAGCAAAATCCTATCATGAAATTGGAAGAGCCATTGCAACACTGATGTCAGACGAG GTTTTCCATGATATTGCCTACAAGGCGAAGGACAGACAGGACCTGCTGGCAGGTATCGAGGAGTTCCTGGACGAGGTTATCGTCCTGCCTCCAGGAGAGTGGGACCCTGAGATCAGGATAGAGCCGCCCAAGTCTCTGCCCTCCTCAGACAAGAG GAAGAACATGTACGCTGGATTGGACCTGCCTCAGATGAACGGAGACACTCCCCACGACGCGGGACACGGAGGGGGAGGAGGACACGAGGTTGGAGAGGAGCTTCAGCGAACAAGAAA gTTTTGTGGAGGTCTCATCCTAGACATCAAGCGGAAGCTGCCGTTTTTTGCGAGCGACTTCTACGACGCGCTACATATCCAGTCTCTGTCGGCCatcttgtttatttacctgggCACGGTCACCAATGCGATCACGTTTGGAGGATTACTTGGGGATGCAACAGAAAACATGCAG GGAGTGCTGGAGAGTTTCCTGGGTACGGCGTTGACGGGGGCAGTGTTCTGTCTGCTGGCCGGACAGCCGCTGACCATCCTGAGCAGCACGGGCCCGGTGCTCGTCTTTGAACGGCTCCTCTTCAACTTCAGCAA AGACAACGGCTTCGACTACCTCGAGTTCCGGCTGTGGATCGGCCTGTGGTCGGGCGCGTTATGTCTTTTGCTGGTCGCCACAGACGCCAGCTTCCTGGTCCAGTACTTCACTCGTTTCACGGAGGAAGGCTTCTCTGCGCTCATCAGCTTCATCTTCATCTACGATGCTTTCAAGAAGATGATCAAACTGGGCCACTACAACCCCATCAATGCTGGTTATGACCCCAACTTAGTCACGCAATATGACTGCAGATGCGTACCTG GCAACACAACAGATCTCTTCGAAGCTGCGGCGTTGACGAACAGTTCTGATCTG TCGATGAACTCCACCTGGGAGACCCTGACTAAAAAGCAGTGTAAGATGTTTGGAGGTCATCTGGTCGGAGAATCCTGTGGATACGTGCCTGACATCACCCTGATGTCCTTCATCTTGTTCTTTGGGACGTACACCTGCTCCATGGCTCTGAAGAAGTTCAAGACGAGCCGCTTCTTCCCCACAAAG GTGAGGAAGCTCATCAGTGACTTTGCAATCATCCTGACCATCCTTGTCTTCTGCGGCGTGGACGCCTTCGTCGGTGTGAACACTCCAAAGCTCATAGTGCCAAGTGAATTCAAG CCCACGAGTCCACTAAGGGGATGGTTTGTTCCTCCGTTTGGGGGAAACCCGTGGTGGGTGTACCTGGCTGCTTCGCTCCCTGCTCTGCTGGTCACCATCCTCATCTTCATGGATCAGCAGATCACTGCAGTGATTGTTAACAGGAAGGAGCACAAGCTGAGG AAAGGGGCAGGCTATCACCTGGACCTGTTCTGGGTGGCCATCCTGATGATCATCTGCTCGTTCATGGGTCTGCCGTGGTACGTGGCTGCCACTGTCATCTCCATCGCCCACATCGACTCTCTGAAAATGGAGACGGAGACGTCGGCCCCCGGGGAGCAGCCCAAATTCCTGGGAGTGAG GGAGCAAAGAGTCACAGGTATCTTCGTGTTCCTCCTCACTGGACTATCTGTCTTTATGGCCCCCATCCTCAAG TTCATTCCCATGCCTGTGCTCTATGGCGTGTTCCTCTACATGGGTGTGGCTTCACTCAATGGCGTGCAG TTCATGGACCGCCTGCAGCTGCTCCTAATGCCAGCCAAGCACCAACCGGACCTGATCTACCTGCGACACGTCCCCCAGAGGCGCATCCACCTCTTCACCTTCATCCAGGGTCTCTGTCTGGCCCTCCTGTGGATCCTCAAGTCGACAGTGGCTGCCATCATTTTCCCTGTCATG ATCTTGGCTCTCGTTGCCGTTCGTAAAGCGATGGACTACGTGTTCTCCCAACACGACCTGAGCTACCTGGACGACGTCATCCCGGAGAAggacaagaagaagaaggaggatgagaagaagaagaaaggaaagaagaagGGAAGCATCGACAGTGAAATGGAATTT TCCGACTACCCCTACCATGACAATATCCCCAGTATAAAAATCTCTATGGATATGATGGAGCAGGAGCCCATGTTGGGGGATAAATCTTTGGATA GAGATGAATCCAAGACTTTCCTTAACACGCATTCCCCGTGCTGA